Sequence from the Thermocaproicibacter melissae genome:
CCTACGTATTACCGCGGCTGCTGGCACGTAGTTAGCCGGAGCTTCCTCCTTGGCTACCGTCATTATCGTCACCAAGGACAAAGGTTTACAATCCGAAGACCTTCTTCCCTCACGCGGCGTCGCTGCATCAGAGTTTCCTCCATTGTGCAATATCCCCCACTGCTGCCTCCCGTAGGAGTCTGGGCCGTGTCTCAGTCCCAATGTGGCCGTTCAACCTCTCAGTCCGGCTACCGATCGTTGCTTTGGTGGGCCGTTACCTCACCAACTGGCTAATCGGACGCGAGCCCATCTCTCAGCGGATTGCTCCTTTGATTCTAAAGCCATGCGACCTCAGAATGTTATGCGGTATTAGCGTCCGTTTCCAGACGTTATCCCCCTCTGAGAGGTAGGTTGCTCACGCGTTACTCACCCGTCCGCCACTAAACTGTCTCGAAGCAAGCTCCAAAACAGTTCCGTTCGACTTGCATGTGTTAGGCGCGCCGCCAGCGTTCGTCCTGAGCCAGGATCAAACTCTCTAAAAATTTGGTATATATACGTCCGAAGACGTTTATATCAATTTCTAGAGCCTCTTAGCTCTTTTCGATACACTAACGTGTATTCGTAATCTCTTTGCGAGTATCTCTACTCTAAGGAAAATTACGGGTTCCGTATTCCTTACTCGTTGTTTAATTTTCAAGGTCCCATGCGATCCCCCAGCCTTTTGGCTTTCGTTTCCGCAGCGCCCTTTCCGCAAGGCGCTTGTCTATAATACCTCACGTTTGCCCGTTTGTCAACACCTTTTGGAGCAATTTTTTTGAATTTTCTTAAATTTGTGTGATCTTGCAGCTTTCCAGCGGCTTTGTTATAATGAAAAGCAATCCTAAATAGTAGGAGGGATAAGAATGCCAATCAAAGTACCGGCAAATCTTCCGGCTGTTCAAGTTCTTGAATCGGAAAATGTTTTTGTCATGACAAATGAGCGCGCGATGTCGCAGGACATACGTCCTCTTAATATTGTAATTCTCAATCTGATGCCGACAAAAGCGGAGACTGAGACTCAGCTGATGCGTGTTCTGAGCAATACGCCGCTGCAGGTCGATGTGACACTGCTGCAGATGGCAACCCATAAATCCAAAAATACATCGGAGTCGTACCTCCAAACCTTTTACAAGACCTTTGACGAAATCTGCGATAAAAAGTTTGACGGCATGATTATCACCGGCGCTCCGGTGGAAAAACTACCGTTTGAGCAGGTCGACTACTGGCCGGAGTTATGCAAGATTATGACATGGAGCCGCAGCAACGTCTACTCCACCATGCATATTTGCTGGGGAGCGCAGGCTGGTCTCTATTATCACTACGGAATACCGAAATATCTGCTCTCGCAGAAGATAAGCGGCATTTTCCGCCACCGTGTACTGGATCCGCTTCACCCGCTCGTGCGCGGATTTGACGACGACTTCTGGGCTCCGCACTCCCGCTACACGGAAATCCGTCGTGAGGACATTGAAAAACACCCGGAGCTCGAAATCCTGACCGAATCCAATGCCGCCGGGGTACATATTGTAGCGACAAAAAACGGGCGGCAGATATTTGTTACGGGTCACGAAGAATATGACCGAGACACTCTAAAGAAAGAATATCTGCGAGATGTAAAAAAAGGGCTTCATCCTTTCGTGCCGCAGAATTACTTTCCGAACGATGACCCGACGCAGGAACCGCCGTTCGTCTGGCGCAGCCACGCATTCCTGATGTTCTCAAATTGGCTGAATTATTTCGTCTACCAGAACACCCCGTATGAGATTGACAAAATCTCAGAATAATCTCGGAATAACATTATATGCGCAAGCGCAGGGTTCTGACCTTCGGTCGGAGCCCTTTTTTAATTATTTAATATCTGCGGATGTTCCTGAGGAAGACTTTTTTATCTTTTCTATATAGTAACCGGTAAGTTCCCTTGCGATACGGTCACGGGTATTCGCATCACCGCGTACATATTCCGATTTCATACGGTTGTAATCATCTTGTGTAATGTCCAAATCTTCACATTCTCTGCTCAGGCTTGAATAACTCTCGCCTTCCGTTATTCCTTCATAAACATCCATTAATTCCTTTTCGAGGGGCTTAAATTCCAGATAGATCGGTGTACTGACATATACCGGTGTACTGATACCATTTGAAGTATTCTTGGAATTTTTGGGAATCGACCAACATATGATGAAGATAATTCCCCATACGACAACAAACCACAAAATGACAGAGGCAAAGGAGCGTTTACGTTTTTTGGTTATAAAGCCCAATTTATTCCTATGGCGCATTAAGAGAAGGATTTTTTGGCGCTCTACACCGGTCGGATAATAATACAACATATCCCGAAGCATGGGAGCAAAAATAGCGGTCCATTCTAGGGGCTTTAAATCTCCATGGTCAATTAAATAAGACAGAAACCGCGAAATGAATTCGTCACTTTTGCGCTGCAGCACAAATTCATTGGAAGAAAAGCATTGTTTCCACTTTTTTAGTCTTTTTAGTACTTTTTTCTCATGATAGATCGAATCAATGGTTTTGAGAAAACTCGCAATTCGATCTTCCTCTATTTCTTTTCCGCGTTCGATGACATCTTCAAAATTATATTGCTCTTCTCTTATATCAAGCCTCTTGTGGCCAAGCAATTTGAGCTGCTTTGGGTAACCCTTTTTCTGCTCTGATGCAGTTGGTTTTTCGGAGGTTTTTTCGCTCCCTTGATTATTTTGTAAGAGTTGCTCAGAATTCTCATTTTCCGCAGGCTCCGGCGGGAACACATGATTTGTTTCCGAAGTGGAATTCTCGGCTCTGTTTGACGCTTCCTGCTGCGAATTTGCGTCAGCCTCCGCAGTATAATACATCAAGCCCTGAGACTCCGAAGACTCTTCTTTGCGCTCCGATGCAGCTCCTTCGTTCACCTGATTTTTCGGCAAGGACTGTTCAGGGCTCTCACTCCTCGAAGGCTCCGGCGGGAACACATGATTTGTTTCCGAAGCGAAATTCTCGGCTCTGTTTGACGCTTCCTGCTGCGGATTTGCGTCAGCCTCCGCAGTATAATACATCAAGCCTTGAGACTCCGAAGACTCTTCTTTGCGCTCCGATGCAACCGATTTATTGAAAGTAAGTTCGCTGATTTGCAAGAGGCTCTGGTCGCCGAAAAATTCTGCCGGATTTCCGTCTTTTACTTTTGAATATGCGATTGCCTGCTGAAATGCGTGGTAGACAATTTGAAAGCCTTCCGGATCATCCTCAGGATGATGTTGGGTCACAGCGCGTGCATACGCTTTTTTTATTTCGCGCTGATCTTTTGTGGGAGAAATTCCAAGAACTTCCCAGCAATTCATGTGAAGTCATCCTCGTTTAAGCCGAAATCAATATCTTCAATTTGGTCCAATAACTCCGTTAAGTAGCGCTTTGACCTTTCAATTTCCACAATGCCACGTTGATTCAGGGCACATTCAAAGGATGTGAGTGCTTTTTCAATCTCTGTGCGGGTTTCCCCAGAAGTTTCCGCGTAAAGTCGTCCACCTCGCGCAAGCAAAAGACTGTTTTCATCTTGCCCATTGGGGCTTAATTTCAGTTGGTTCATTGCAGCCATATGCTGCTTAAATTCTGTTTCAGACAAAGTACTGCGATTAATAATCTCTTCTACGTACGGCTTATCTCCGCTCTCCGGAAATACTTCAATATCAAGAATCCCGTTGATGTCATAGGTAAACCTGACAAAAAAACGTGTATTCTTACGAACTTTCGAGGGGAAACGAACTTTAAACTCATCGATCAAAAGATCATTGTCCAAATTCTGTGATTCCCCTTGATAAACCGATATTGTAACATCATCCGAATCATAACGCGTCCAAAAAGCTTTTATCTTGCTTGCAGGGAGAGGGGTATTCTTTTCAAGAATCGGCGTAAAAACAAGCCGATTCAATTCCTCATCGTAAACACTCATACCAAGCGAAAACGGACAGATATCACACAGGACAAGATCTTTTATCTCCCCATTGCGGCTTTTGATTCCCGTGGCGATTCCCGTCCCAATGCTTACCGCGTAATCCGGCGAAATCCGGTTGATCATCTGCCGGCCTGTTAAATGTTTTAGATATTTTTGTACCGCAGGCATTTTACTGGAACCGCCAACCAGAATGATTGCATCAATGTCAAAGATGTTTTTCCCACTGTCCCGAAGTGCTTGGCGAATCACTTTTTTAATCCTCTCAAAGAGAGAAGCGCAACACTCAATCAGTTGTTTCTCATCCAGCACCATTTCATATTGCTTGCCATGGTGATCATACACAAAGCCAGCCACACTTTGCGATGAGAGCGCAATTTTGCAGCGTTCTGCCAAACGCAGCACGCTATTTCTCTCCTGCACCGTTAACTCATCGCTTAGTTCGGGATATGTTTGGAAGAAACGCTGCGCAATGGCCGCGTCGAAGTCGTCACCGCCTAAATGATTGTCGCCGGAAATCGCAACGATTTGGACGATGTTTTCAAACAACTCCACAATGGAAACATCCAACGTTCCTCCGCCGAGGTCAAAGACAAGAAAGACCTTTTCCAAATCTGCCATGCCACGATTAGCAAGCGCGGCAGCAGAGGGTTCGTTGATGATGCGCTCTACCTTGAGGCCTGCAAGTTCCCCCGCAAGCTTGGTGGACGAACGTTGCCTGTCATTAAAATAGGCAGGGACGCTGATGACGGCTTCCGTGACAGGTTCCTTTAAGTATGCTTCCGCATCTGCTTTTAGCTGGCGGATAATAAACGAAGAGAGATCTTCCGGACGAAAGGTATGAGGGCCCAGGGTATAAGTTTTTTTCGTTCCCATAAAACGTTTAAAACTGGAGGCGGTTCTGTCCGGATGGCTGATGAGTCTCTCCTTTGCAACTTTGCCGGTCAAAATATCGCCGTTCTCATCAACACTGACAACAGACGGAGTCAGATATTCTCCCAATGAATTCGGAATGAGCTCGCATCTTCCATTTCGCCAAACAGAAGCGAGACTGTTGGTCGTTCCCAAATCAATGCCGATTACTGCCAAGCTAATCCCTCCTTAATCCTATAAATAATTATAGCTTTGAACAAATAAAATGCAATATTTCCCTTTTATGTGCTTTCGTAGCATATATGGTAATAGTAATATAAAAAGCCCCTCCCCGACCCTTAGGCCGAGGAAAGGGCTTTTGATTCAACTAAGAGAGTTTCCTGCGAAGTTCATTTAAAATTTTCTTTTCCCGTCGGGAAACCTGCACCTGCGTCATGCCGAGGGCTTTAGCGGTTTCCGTCTGGGTATGGCTTTGAAAATACCGAAGCACAATAATTTTTCGATCTTTCGGTTTCAGCTCGGTAACGACCTGTTTCAGCGAAAGCAGTTCTGTAATTTTATCGTCCTCCGGCTCAACACTGACGTCGAGCTGGCCGCCCCCATCATCTTCATCCGCTGTGAGAGAAAGCGGCGCTTGTGCGGCTCCGAGCGCTTCCGCGGCTTCTGCCGGTTCTACTCCCAAAATATCGGCCAGTTCTCCGATTTTCGGCGGACGCCCCTCGCGCTCCGCAAAGGCGGTCGATTCCTTTAAAGCCCGTATGGAAAGCTCCTTCAGCCCACGGCCCACCTTAACGGCGCCGCCGTCCCGAAACAAGCGCTTTATCTCGCCGAGAATGACCGGAACGGCGTAGGTGGAAAAGCGGACGCCGCGCGTTTCATCAAAATTTGCCGCCGCCTTTACTAGGCCGAGACATCCGGCCTGAAAAAGGTCGTCATACTCAATGCCGCGCCCCTTGAACCGGCGCGCGCAGGCATGGACAAGCCCGACATTCTCCTGAACGACACGGTCAGTGTTCATCTTCCGCAGGACGGCGGCGAATGGTTTTCTCCATAATCACGGACGTTCCTTTTCCCGGCCGCGACGAGACATGCAGACGGTCCGTGAAACTTTCCATAACCGCAAAACCAAGACCCGCACGTTCCCCCTCCGAGGTTGTGAACATCGGCTGCATCGCCTGTTGGATGTCTGCAATTCCGCATCCTTTGTCGCGAACTTTTACCACGACTCTGCCGTTTTCGTAAATGCGGCAGTTTATGTAGACTGTTCCGATGGAATCACGGTAAGCATGAACAATGCAGTTTGTGACGGCCTCGGACACTGCCGTTTTAATATCGCACAGCTCGTCCACCGTGGGGTCCAGCTGTGCGATAAAAGCGGAAACGGCAGCCCTTGCAAATCCTTCGTTCGCGGAGCAGCTCGGGAAAGACAACTCCATTTCATTCATCGGTTTCATTTACAGTCCCCCTTCTGATTGTGCACAGGCGCTCCAACCCGGCGAGAGAAACAATTCGCTCCACGTTCGGCGGCAAATTGCGGATTTCCACTAAACCGTTCCAAGCCTGCATCATCTTGCAGCGGCCCATAATCAGCCCTATGCCGGAACTGTCCATGAATTTAACGGCTGAAAAATCCATAATCAGCGTTTTCGGCTGCACTTTTGCCGCAGTTGAATCAATCTCCGTGCGGATTTCCCTCGCGGAGTGATGATCAATTTCACCGCTGAGGACGGCTGTGAGAACACTGTTTTTTAAAATCAGCCTTACACCCATGAAGGGCACCCCCAAATTCCAGATTAAGTTAGTATGCCCCATTCGGGCATAAAAAATCCCCTATCCATTAAAATAATGGACAAGGGATAAATTATTGCTCGAATTTTGAGGACATTCTTATATTTTATGCGTCTTTTCCGGCAGTTTATGCTCGGCTAGTAGCTTTCGGAGCGGTTCGCGCAGTTCCCCTGCAAGATACAGCGACCCGCAGACGACCAGTGCACAGCCGGGTTCCAGCCGCGCACAGGCAAGGCGAAGCGCTTCCTGCGGATTTTGTGCCGCGTCAGCTTCCGTCCCTGCTTTCCGCCAAAGGGCCGCAAATTGTTCTGCGCTCATTCCGCGCGGGGAGGGCGGCACCGTGGCAGCGACATAAGAAAAAAGTCCGCTAAGATTCCGGACCGCGTGTGCTGCGTCTTTGTCCGCCATCATGCCCATGACAGCAACGATTTTTTTACCGGGCAGGCAGCTACGCAAAGTCGCCGCAAGTGCGGAGGTTCCTCCGGGGTTATGCGCGCCGTCGATGAGTACGGGCGGATTTTCCGAAAGCACCTCAAACCGCGCGGGAAGCCTTGCGTTGGAAAATCCGTTCCGCAGCGCATCCGATGAGATGTTCAGGCCGGAACTGCGCAAAACCTCAACTGCGGAGAGTACGGTTGCGGCATTCTGCACTTGGTGTTTTCCCGGGAAAGAAAGCCGAAGCGTTTCGCCCCGATATTTCAGCTGCGTTCCGGCAAGGCCGGAAGAAAGAATCTGGATTCCCTCCAAGGAGGCCTCCGTAAGCGCACAGCCACGTTCTTTTGCTGTGCGCCGAATCACTTCGAGTGCCCCTTGGGGCTCACCGGGGCTGCAGACCACCGGACAGCCGGGTTTGATAATCCCGCATTTTTCCGCTGCGATTTTTTCCACGGTGTCGCCGAGAACCTCGGTATGGTCGAGGGAAATCGAAACAATCACGGAAACGAGCGGAGACTCAATGACATTGGTCGCGTCAAACCGTCCGCCAAGCCCGACTTCCAAAACCGCAACATCGCATTTCTGTTCCGCAAACCAGAGAAACGCCATTGCGGTAATTACTTCAAACTCAGTAAGCTGCAGGCCTTCCGCAAGCATTGCGTCCGCTTCCGCAAAAACCCGTTGCGCAATTGCAACAAACTCCTGCCGCGGAATCATTTGGCCGTTTAGCTGCAGCCTCTCACGGAAATCGCAGACATGCGGGGAAACGGTCAGCCCCGTGCGGTAGCCTGCCGCAGTCAAGATGGACGCGAGCAGGGTACTTGTTGTCCCCTTCCCGTTTGTGCCGGCGACATGGACGGCTCGCAGTTCCTTCTGCGGATTGCCGAGCCGGCGCAGAAGTTCTTTTATCCGTTCCAGCCCCGGCTCTCGGCTGAACCGATGGTACGTGTCTATTTTTTTTAGAGTTTCTTCGTATGTCATAGACTCTCCTCGGAAAATGCAAACCTCTCCCGTTCGTCTGAAAACGGGAGAGGTTCATCAAACAGTTTATTGCATTTCTTTAATGCTCGATTCAATGAGGGCAATATGCTCCTTGAGCTTTGCGGCGTTTTGGCGAACTCCTTCCACAACATTCGCCGGAGCTTTGGCAAGGAACTTCTCGTTCTTCAGCTTGGCCTCAGCCGTTGCG
This genomic interval carries:
- the metA gene encoding homoserine O-acetyltransferase MetA — its product is MPIKVPANLPAVQVLESENVFVMTNERAMSQDIRPLNIVILNLMPTKAETETQLMRVLSNTPLQVDVTLLQMATHKSKNTSESYLQTFYKTFDEICDKKFDGMIITGAPVEKLPFEQVDYWPELCKIMTWSRSNVYSTMHICWGAQAGLYYHYGIPKYLLSQKISGIFRHRVLDPLHPLVRGFDDDFWAPHSRYTEIRREDIEKHPELEILTESNAAGVHIVATKNGRQIFVTGHEEYDRDTLKKEYLRDVKKGLHPFVPQNYFPNDDPTQEPPFVWRSHAFLMFSNWLNYFVYQNTPYEIDKISE
- a CDS encoding molecular chaperone HscC, giving the protein MAVIGIDLGTTNSLASVWRNGRCELIPNSLGEYLTPSVVSVDENGDILTGKVAKERLISHPDRTASSFKRFMGTKKTYTLGPHTFRPEDLSSFIIRQLKADAEAYLKEPVTEAVISVPAYFNDRQRSSTKLAGELAGLKVERIINEPSAAALANRGMADLEKVFLVFDLGGGTLDVSIVELFENIVQIVAISGDNHLGGDDFDAAIAQRFFQTYPELSDELTVQERNSVLRLAERCKIALSSQSVAGFVYDHHGKQYEMVLDEKQLIECCASLFERIKKVIRQALRDSGKNIFDIDAIILVGGSSKMPAVQKYLKHLTGRQMINRISPDYAVSIGTGIATGIKSRNGEIKDLVLCDICPFSLGMSVYDEELNRLVFTPILEKNTPLPASKIKAFWTRYDSDDVTISVYQGESQNLDNDLLIDEFKVRFPSKVRKNTRFFVRFTYDINGILDIEVFPESGDKPYVEEIINRSTLSETEFKQHMAAMNQLKLSPNGQDENSLLLARGGRLYAETSGETRTEIEKALTSFECALNQRGIVEIERSKRYLTELLDQIEDIDFGLNEDDFT
- a CDS encoding sigma-70 family RNA polymerase sigma factor; its protein translation is MNTDRVVQENVGLVHACARRFKGRGIEYDDLFQAGCLGLVKAAANFDETRGVRFSTYAVPVILGEIKRLFRDGGAVKVGRGLKELSIRALKESTAFAEREGRPPKIGELADILGVEPAEAAEALGAAQAPLSLTADEDDGGGQLDVSVEPEDDKITELLSLKQVVTELKPKDRKIIVLRYFQSHTQTETAKALGMTQVQVSRREKKILNELRRKLS
- the spoIIAB gene encoding anti-sigma F factor; translation: MKPMNEMELSFPSCSANEGFARAAVSAFIAQLDPTVDELCDIKTAVSEAVTNCIVHAYRDSIGTVYINCRIYENGRVVVKVRDKGCGIADIQQAMQPMFTTSEGERAGLGFAVMESFTDRLHVSSRPGKGTSVIMEKTIRRRPAEDEH
- a CDS encoding anti-sigma factor antagonist (This anti-anti-sigma factor, or anti-sigma factor antagonist, belongs to a family that includes characterized members SpoIIAA, RsbV, RsfA, and RsfB.); amino-acid sequence: MGVRLILKNSVLTAVLSGEIDHHSAREIRTEIDSTAAKVQPKTLIMDFSAVKFMDSSGIGLIMGRCKMMQAWNGLVEIRNLPPNVERIVSLAGLERLCTIRRGTVNETDE
- a CDS encoding bifunctional folylpolyglutamate synthase/dihydrofolate synthase codes for the protein MTYEETLKKIDTYHRFSREPGLERIKELLRRLGNPQKELRAVHVAGTNGKGTTSTLLASILTAAGYRTGLTVSPHVCDFRERLQLNGQMIPRQEFVAIAQRVFAEADAMLAEGLQLTEFEVITAMAFLWFAEQKCDVAVLEVGLGGRFDATNVIESPLVSVIVSISLDHTEVLGDTVEKIAAEKCGIIKPGCPVVCSPGEPQGALEVIRRTAKERGCALTEASLEGIQILSSGLAGTQLKYRGETLRLSFPGKHQVQNAATVLSAVEVLRSSGLNISSDALRNGFSNARLPARFEVLSENPPVLIDGAHNPGGTSALAATLRSCLPGKKIVAVMGMMADKDAAHAVRNLSGLFSYVAATVPPSPRGMSAEQFAALWRKAGTEADAAQNPQEALRLACARLEPGCALVVCGSLYLAGELREPLRKLLAEHKLPEKTHKI